The proteins below are encoded in one region of Nonomuraea helvata:
- a CDS encoding helix-turn-helix domain-containing protein — MRVEEAIGRQIARLRAERRLSLTELGEALGRYLDKPWSRQAVHQAERGQRSFTAAELTALALALDTSIPALFRVEDGGVELPGGAVNPEEYRGVLLNRERESPIDGLEELILALHDIRAVLSRPALAQLARIGRVADQVAGPEQP; from the coding sequence ATGCGGGTGGAAGAGGCCATCGGCCGGCAGATCGCGCGCCTGCGCGCGGAGCGGCGGCTGTCGCTCACGGAGCTGGGCGAGGCTCTGGGGCGCTACCTGGACAAGCCGTGGAGCCGGCAGGCCGTTCACCAGGCCGAGCGCGGCCAGCGCTCCTTCACGGCGGCGGAGCTGACCGCCCTCGCCCTGGCGCTGGACACGTCCATCCCGGCGCTGTTCCGGGTGGAGGACGGCGGAGTCGAGTTGCCCGGCGGGGCCGTCAATCCGGAGGAGTACAGGGGCGTCCTGCTGAACAGGGAGCGGGAGTCACCCATCGACGGGCTCGAGGAGCTGATCCTCGCGTTGCACGACATCAGGGCCGTACTCTCCCGGCCCGCGCTGGCACAGCTGGCGAGGATCGGGAGAGTGGCCGATCAGGTGGCGGGCCCCGAGCAGCCGTAG
- a CDS encoding TetR family transcriptional regulator, with the protein MSNGGLRERKKARTREAILREAFRLFRERGYNATTTEQIAEAAEVSPATFFRYFPTKEHLVTLDRFPPLIEGLAAQPPGAPVTVLRGAFRTAFASLTAEEIAAGHAREVFATTVPELVAANLRKASGLMGEIAELLADRTGYGRDDPRLRNAMGAVLGIVALVWVEWAHDAAMDGPAEIDRALEQLEAGLN; encoded by the coding sequence ATGAGCAACGGCGGGCTACGCGAGCGCAAGAAGGCCAGGACCAGGGAGGCGATCCTGCGCGAGGCGTTCCGGCTCTTCCGCGAGCGCGGCTACAACGCCACCACCACCGAGCAGATCGCCGAGGCGGCCGAGGTTTCCCCCGCCACCTTCTTCCGCTATTTCCCGACGAAGGAGCATCTGGTCACGCTCGATCGGTTCCCGCCGCTCATCGAGGGACTCGCGGCCCAGCCGCCGGGCGCGCCGGTCACGGTCCTGCGGGGTGCGTTCCGTACGGCGTTCGCCTCCTTGACCGCCGAGGAGATCGCGGCCGGACACGCACGGGAGGTGTTCGCGACGACCGTCCCCGAGCTGGTGGCCGCCAACCTGCGCAAGGCCTCCGGCCTCATGGGGGAGATCGCCGAACTGCTGGCCGACAGGACGGGCTACGGGCGGGACGATCCCCGGCTGCGGAACGCCATGGGGGCGGTTCTCGGGATCGTGGCCCTGGTCTGGGTGGAGTGGGCGCACGACGCCGCGATGGACGGGCCCGCCGAGATCGACAGGGCGCTGGAGCAACTGGAGGCGGGACTGAACTGA
- a CDS encoding cytochrome P450 — MSDQNVETPVTLPVRREPGCPFDPPPELERHRDSQPLARLGFPDGHVGWLVTGYDLARAVLSDSRFSVRPELRHSPLPRPNVRPGGHDKPAAPGWFASMDPPDHTGYRRLLTGQFTVRRMKGLEPRIAQIVADRLRAMAEAGPPVDLVQAFALPIPSLVICELLGVPYEDHAFFEKETALLADLGNSEAQAMTALANLAGYLRDLVGHKRSRPAEDLLSGLIDDGDLDDEELTNIALALLVAGHETTANMLALGTLALLRHPEQLDAFRADPSLTDTAVEELMRYLTIVHVGAPNRAALEDVELGGRLIRKGETVVLGLPAINRDPERFADPAALRLDRDNARQHLAFGHGVHQCLGQQLARIEMRIAYRALFERFPTLRLAIPVEEVPMRESSIVYGVWRLPVTW, encoded by the coding sequence ATGAGCGATCAGAACGTCGAAACCCCGGTGACCCTGCCCGTCCGGCGCGAGCCCGGCTGTCCGTTCGACCCGCCGCCGGAGCTGGAGCGGCACCGTGATTCCCAGCCGCTGGCCCGGCTGGGATTCCCCGACGGCCACGTCGGCTGGCTCGTGACCGGCTACGACCTCGCCCGCGCGGTCCTGTCCGATTCCCGCTTCAGCGTCCGGCCGGAGCTCCGGCACTCCCCGCTCCCCCGGCCGAACGTCCGCCCCGGCGGACATGACAAGCCGGCCGCGCCCGGCTGGTTCGCCAGCATGGACCCGCCCGACCACACCGGATACCGGCGTCTGCTCACCGGCCAGTTCACCGTCCGCAGGATGAAGGGCCTCGAGCCGCGCATCGCCCAGATCGTCGCGGATCGGCTGCGGGCGATGGCCGAGGCCGGTCCGCCCGTGGATCTCGTGCAGGCGTTCGCGCTTCCGATCCCCTCCCTGGTGATCTGCGAGCTGCTCGGCGTGCCGTACGAGGACCACGCGTTCTTCGAGAAGGAGACCGCCCTGCTCGCCGACCTGGGCAACTCCGAGGCGCAGGCCATGACCGCCCTGGCGAACCTGGCCGGTTACCTGCGCGACCTGGTCGGGCACAAGCGCTCCCGACCGGCGGAGGACCTGCTCAGCGGCCTGATCGACGACGGCGACCTGGACGATGAGGAGCTGACCAACATCGCCCTGGCTCTGCTCGTCGCCGGTCACGAGACCACCGCCAACATGCTCGCCCTCGGCACCCTCGCGCTCCTGCGCCACCCCGAGCAGCTCGACGCCTTCCGCGCCGACCCCTCGCTGACCGACACCGCGGTCGAGGAGCTGATGCGCTACCTGACCATCGTCCACGTGGGCGCGCCCAACCGCGCCGCCCTGGAGGACGTCGAACTGGGCGGCAGGCTGATCCGCAAGGGCGAGACCGTGGTTCTGGGGCTGCCCGCGATCAACCGCGACCCGGAGCGGTTCGCCGATCCCGCCGCTCTGCGGCTCGACCGCGACAACGCCCGGCAGCACCTGGCTTTCGGGCACGGCGTCCACCAGTGCCTGGGGCAACAGCTCGCCCGCATCGAGATGCGCATCGCCTACCGCGCGCTGTTCGAGCGCTTCCCCACCTTGCGCCTGGCGATTCCGGTGGAGGAGGTCCCGATGCGGGAGAGCTCGATCGTCTACGGGGTGTGGCGGCTGCCGGTCACCTGGTGA
- a CDS encoding nitronate monooxygenase, producing MALSTMFTELFGLRHPIALAPMGGSAGGALASAVSNGGGLGLLGGGYGDLDWLARELPIVAESTGKPWGVGFLSWAIDVGAVERALEWNPRAVMLSFGDPTPFAERVREAGAALIIQVIDAEEARQAVDLGADVIVAQGTEAGGHGARRGRSTLSFVPVVVDLVAPVPVLAAGGIADGRGVAAALALGAAGALVGTRFQATAEALVDPSVTKAIIEGRGEDTERSRVLDIARGSSWPSEYTARTLGHPFLDQWRGREAELAADPQAKQAYHESVERGEIPPLPVWAGEGIDLINDLPSAADLVGRMAKEAEDALVRAGSASSMRRPGE from the coding sequence ATGGCATTGTCCACGATGTTCACGGAATTGTTCGGTCTGCGGCACCCGATCGCGCTGGCGCCCATGGGCGGGTCGGCCGGTGGTGCGCTGGCGTCGGCGGTCTCCAACGGCGGAGGGCTCGGCCTGCTCGGTGGCGGCTACGGAGATCTGGACTGGCTGGCCCGGGAGCTGCCGATCGTCGCGGAGAGCACCGGGAAGCCATGGGGTGTCGGCTTCCTGAGCTGGGCGATCGATGTCGGCGCGGTCGAGCGTGCGCTGGAGTGGAACCCCAGGGCGGTGATGCTGTCGTTCGGCGACCCGACCCCGTTCGCCGAACGCGTCCGCGAGGCCGGCGCCGCACTGATCATCCAGGTCATCGATGCGGAAGAGGCCAGGCAGGCCGTGGATCTGGGCGCCGACGTCATCGTCGCGCAGGGGACCGAGGCCGGTGGGCATGGTGCCCGGCGCGGGCGGTCCACGTTGTCGTTCGTGCCGGTGGTGGTGGACCTGGTGGCTCCGGTGCCGGTGCTGGCGGCCGGCGGGATCGCCGACGGGCGCGGCGTGGCCGCCGCCTTGGCTCTCGGCGCCGCGGGGGCGCTTGTCGGCACCCGCTTCCAGGCCACGGCCGAGGCCCTCGTCGATCCTTCGGTCACCAAGGCGATCATCGAAGGACGCGGGGAGGACACCGAACGCAGCCGCGTGCTCGACATCGCTCGCGGCTCCAGCTGGCCGTCCGAATACACCGCCCGTACGCTCGGCCACCCGTTCCTCGATCAATGGCGGGGGCGGGAAGCGGAGCTCGCCGCGGACCCGCAGGCCAAACAGGCCTATCACGAGAGCGTGGAACGAGGCGAGATACCCCCGCTGCCGGTGTGGGCGGGGGAAGGCATCGATCTCATCAACGACCTGCCGTCCGCAGCCGATCTTGTCGGCAGGATGGCCAAGGAGGCCGAGGACGCTCTGGTCCGAGCGGGTTCGGCCTCGAGCATGCGCCGGCCGGGGGAGTGA
- a CDS encoding helix-turn-helix domain-containing protein — MAEARGPRPASSIATREPIAAVARRCGFASAESFRQAFVAWVGISPSRFRSSRTGREPDPEAPSTVPR; from the coding sequence ATGGCTGAAGCCAGGGGTCCGCGCCCGGCATCCTCGATCGCGACGCGCGAGCCGATCGCGGCCGTCGCCCGCCGCTGCGGATTCGCCTCCGCCGAGTCCTTCCGGCAGGCGTTCGTGGCCTGGGTCGGCATCTCGCCGTCGCGGTTCCGCTCCAGCCGGACCGGCCGCGAGCCCGATCCCGAGGCACCGAGCACGGTGCCGCGGTGA
- a CDS encoding SDR family NAD(P)-dependent oxidoreductase has product MLITGGASGIGAAVARRMASKGRKVVIADKDRSRGEEVAAEIGARFVPTDVSRPEGNEAAVAEAISAYGRLDVAVLNAGIPGQCGWDNFTPVAYRTTIATNLDSVVYGIHACLPHLRRGSSIIVTSSLAGLKEAPDPFYAASKHALVGLVRSTATLLARDGVTVNALCPGLVDTPLVAPFRELLAEAGHVFASPCEAADAVEAILVGGRSGQAWIVLNGRSPYPARFPDVTINAEVDNR; this is encoded by the coding sequence ATGCTGATCACCGGCGGCGCCAGCGGCATCGGCGCCGCCGTAGCACGGCGCATGGCAAGCAAGGGGCGAAAAGTGGTCATCGCCGACAAGGACCGCTCGCGTGGCGAGGAGGTCGCCGCCGAGATCGGCGCCCGGTTCGTGCCGACCGACGTCTCCCGCCCGGAGGGCAACGAGGCAGCCGTGGCCGAGGCGATCTCGGCCTACGGCAGGCTCGACGTGGCCGTGCTCAACGCCGGCATCCCCGGCCAGTGCGGATGGGACAACTTCACCCCCGTCGCCTATCGCACCACCATCGCCACCAACCTGGACAGCGTCGTCTACGGGATCCACGCCTGCCTCCCGCACCTGCGCCGAGGCAGCTCGATCATCGTCACCTCCAGCCTGGCCGGCCTCAAGGAAGCTCCCGACCCGTTCTACGCCGCGAGCAAGCACGCCCTGGTCGGCCTCGTCCGGTCCACCGCCACGCTCCTGGCCCGCGACGGCGTCACGGTCAACGCGCTCTGCCCGGGCCTGGTCGACACCCCGCTGGTCGCCCCGTTCCGCGAGTTGCTCGCCGAGGCGGGACACGTCTTCGCCAGCCCGTGCGAGGCAGCCGATGCAGTGGAGGCCATCCTGGTCGGCGGGCGGAGCGGACAGGCCTGGATCGTCCTGAACGGGCGGTCCCCTTACCCGGCGCGATTCCCCGACGTGACCATAAACGCAGAGGTGGATAATCGCTGA
- a CDS encoding VC0807 family protein, with product MSGVHRGLISVAALELAGPLAIFYGLRAAGVSQWIALLAAGALPAARAVHDLVVVRRVSGITVFVLGAMVLTVAMSFVAGSPRVLLIRNAWGTCALGVWALITLCGRRPFLYEAMRAISDRDKQQRWEANWSEHPPFRQVLRVATAVWGAALLADAALRVVMAATLPIDAVPLLDDVLLVVTLGALLAFQRLYGRAYLRRHGLRLRGVELVRLPAEGSGLPGESR from the coding sequence GTGAGCGGGGTGCACCGCGGCCTCATCAGCGTCGCGGCCCTGGAGCTCGCCGGGCCGCTCGCGATCTTCTACGGGCTCAGGGCGGCCGGGGTGAGCCAATGGATCGCGCTGCTGGCTGCCGGCGCGCTGCCCGCGGCCCGAGCCGTTCACGACCTGGTCGTCGTGCGGCGCGTCAGCGGGATCACGGTATTCGTGCTCGGCGCGATGGTGCTCACCGTGGCCATGTCGTTCGTCGCCGGCAGCCCGCGCGTGCTGCTGATCCGCAACGCGTGGGGCACCTGCGCGCTGGGTGTGTGGGCATTGATCACGCTCTGCGGACGGCGCCCGTTCCTGTACGAAGCCATGCGCGCGATCTCCGATCGCGACAAACAGCAGCGGTGGGAGGCGAACTGGAGTGAGCACCCGCCGTTCCGCCAGGTGCTCCGGGTCGCCACGGCGGTGTGGGGCGCCGCGCTGCTGGCCGATGCGGCCCTACGCGTCGTCATGGCCGCCACGCTACCCATCGACGCGGTGCCGCTGCTGGACGACGTCCTGCTGGTGGTCACCCTCGGCGCTCTGCTCGCCTTCCAGCGTCTGTACGGCCGCGCCTACCTGCGCCGTCACGGCTTGCGACTTAGGGGCGTCGAGCTGGTTCGCCTGCCGGCCGAAGGGTCCGGCCTGCCCGGGGAGTCACGTTGA
- a CDS encoding TetR/AcrR family transcriptional regulator gives MQIKKQSRDSVTNAARRTQIVRAAIETIAELGYDKATFATITERAGLSSPRMISYHFAGKQDLIRQIVEDVYLAGAAFILERVKAQATSAGRLRAYLEANLEFLREHPIDLAAVTEIGPHLRDQAGEPYSTTGHQEPSVQGLVMVLEEGQRNGEFGDFDARSMAVMMRAAIDVAAPRLRGEHAFDFDAYRRTVVDTFARAVQRAAVER, from the coding sequence ATGCAGATAAAGAAGCAGTCGAGGGACAGCGTCACCAACGCCGCACGCCGGACGCAGATCGTCCGAGCGGCCATCGAGACCATCGCCGAGCTCGGCTACGACAAGGCCACCTTCGCCACCATCACCGAGCGCGCCGGCCTCAGCAGCCCCCGCATGATCTCCTACCATTTCGCGGGTAAACAGGACCTCATCCGACAGATCGTCGAAGACGTCTACCTCGCGGGAGCGGCCTTCATCCTGGAGCGAGTCAAGGCCCAGGCCACCTCCGCCGGACGGCTGCGGGCCTACCTGGAGGCGAACCTGGAATTCCTCCGAGAGCATCCGATCGACCTGGCCGCTGTGACCGAGATCGGGCCCCATCTGCGGGATCAGGCCGGTGAGCCGTACTCCACCACCGGCCATCAGGAGCCGAGCGTCCAGGGACTCGTCATGGTGCTGGAGGAGGGGCAGCGCAACGGTGAGTTCGGCGACTTCGACGCCCGGTCGATGGCCGTGATGATGCGCGCCGCCATCGACGTGGCGGCCCCGAGGCTGCGCGGCGAGCACGCGTTCGACTTCGACGCCTACCGCAGGACCGTCGTCGACACCTTCGCCAGGGCCGTACAGCGGGCTGCGGTGGAGCGGTGA
- a CDS encoding MerR family transcriptional regulator, with translation MDGDVLLTIGDLARRTGLTVKAIRFYSDRGLVPPTTRSPAGYRLYDVGALARLEFVRALRELGIDLPTVQRLLERDLPVAQVAVEYAEALDVQIRILRLRRAVLRAVARRGSTLEETELMHRLAKLSNEERHRLVTDFIDEVLGDLDANPEWVAMMRSAMPDLPDDPDPAQVDAWVELAELVQDPQFRAAVRRLAEYQAAERAQGDTTGLHHELTEEVRGRVGAAVAAGVDPASPQAAAIVGALATRYAQTFGRADDANLRDWMLDRLQAADEPFAERYLQLLAVINGWPVPPSMAPLFSWFIQALRAGR, from the coding sequence ATGGACGGCGACGTGCTGCTGACGATCGGAGACCTGGCCCGGCGCACCGGGCTCACGGTGAAAGCGATCAGGTTCTACTCCGACCGCGGGCTCGTACCGCCCACCACCCGCAGTCCCGCTGGCTACCGGTTGTACGACGTCGGCGCGCTGGCCCGGTTGGAGTTCGTGCGCGCGCTGCGCGAGCTGGGGATCGATCTGCCCACCGTGCAGCGCCTGCTGGAACGCGATCTTCCGGTGGCGCAGGTCGCCGTGGAGTACGCCGAGGCGCTGGACGTGCAGATCCGCATCCTGCGGCTGCGCCGAGCCGTGCTACGCGCGGTGGCCAGACGGGGATCGACGTTAGAGGAGACGGAACTCATGCACAGGCTCGCCAAACTCTCCAACGAGGAACGCCACCGCCTCGTCACCGACTTCATCGACGAGGTCTTGGGCGATCTCGACGCCAATCCCGAGTGGGTCGCGATGATGCGCTCGGCCATGCCGGACCTGCCCGACGACCCTGACCCCGCGCAGGTGGACGCCTGGGTGGAGCTGGCCGAACTGGTTCAGGACCCGCAGTTCCGCGCGGCGGTCCGCCGGCTGGCCGAATACCAGGCGGCCGAACGCGCCCAGGGCGACACCACGGGGCTGCACCACGAGCTCACCGAGGAGGTCCGCGGCCGAGTCGGCGCGGCGGTGGCCGCGGGCGTGGACCCCGCCTCGCCGCAGGCGGCCGCCATCGTCGGTGCCCTCGCCACCCGATACGCGCAGACCTTCGGCCGCGCCGACGACGCCAACCTGCGGGACTGGATGCTGGACCGCCTGCAGGCGGCCGACGAACCGTTCGCCGAGCGTTACCTGCAGCTGCTCGCGGTTATCAATGGCTGGCCGGTGCCGCCGAGCATGGCGCCGCTGTTCAGCTGGTTCATTCAGGCCCTGCGTGCGGGTCGGTGA
- a CDS encoding FAD-dependent monooxygenase produces the protein MRILISGASVAGPVLAYWLTRHGFSVTVVERAPALRKTGGHAVDLFRPAMDISEKMGVLPRVEERATGTKRMTLCREGARRPVRVNLSKIFSATSDRHVEIMRDDLSEIYYDAACDDVEYVFGDSITEISPDGQVRFENAAPRRFDLVVGADGLHSNVRRLVFGEESRFSAFAGAYLGVLTVPNTSGLDRELLIHVGVGRTAGVYGARHLGDARALFLFRSERELDYHHRDVPRQKELLRGAFDGLHADVDRWLDELERTPAFYFDSITQLRMDTWSRGRVTLVGDAGYCPGPAVGGSTTLAVVGAYVLAGELARAGGDHERAFPAYERAMAEHVRGSRAVALSAAKTLIPTSRLGVSGLAQGARLISALPAGPSRALLRLTTKSARLYNSMTVDDYPPSPTTAGVC, from the coding sequence ATGCGGATCCTCATCTCCGGCGCCAGCGTCGCCGGTCCGGTGCTGGCGTACTGGCTCACCAGGCACGGCTTCTCCGTCACCGTCGTCGAGCGCGCGCCGGCCCTGCGCAAGACCGGCGGCCACGCGGTCGACCTGTTCCGGCCCGCGATGGACATCTCGGAGAAGATGGGCGTCCTCCCGCGCGTCGAGGAGCGGGCCACCGGCACGAAACGGATGACCCTCTGCCGGGAGGGCGCGCGGCGTCCCGTCCGGGTGAACCTCTCCAAGATCTTCAGCGCCACCTCCGACCGGCACGTCGAGATCATGCGCGACGACCTGAGCGAGATCTACTACGACGCCGCGTGCGACGACGTCGAGTACGTCTTCGGCGACTCGATCACCGAGATCTCGCCCGACGGCCAGGTGCGGTTCGAGAACGCCGCGCCGCGCCGCTTCGACCTCGTCGTCGGCGCGGACGGGCTGCACTCCAACGTGCGCCGCCTCGTCTTCGGCGAGGAGTCCCGCTTCAGCGCCTTCGCCGGGGCCTACCTCGGGGTGCTCACCGTGCCCAACACCTCCGGCCTCGACCGTGAGCTCCTCATCCACGTGGGCGTCGGCCGCACGGCCGGCGTGTACGGCGCGCGGCACCTCGGCGACGCGCGGGCGTTGTTCCTGTTCCGGAGCGAGCGCGAGCTGGACTACCACCACCGCGACGTGCCCCGGCAGAAGGAGCTGCTGCGCGGCGCGTTCGACGGCCTGCACGCCGACGTGGACCGCTGGCTGGACGAGCTCGAGCGCACCCCGGCGTTCTACTTCGACTCGATCACCCAGCTCCGCATGGACACCTGGTCGCGGGGGAGGGTGACGCTCGTCGGCGACGCGGGCTACTGCCCCGGCCCGGCCGTCGGCGGCAGCACCACCCTGGCCGTCGTCGGCGCGTACGTCCTGGCCGGGGAGCTGGCGCGGGCGGGCGGCGACCACGAGCGCGCCTTCCCCGCCTACGAGCGCGCGATGGCCGAGCACGTGCGCGGCAGCCGCGCGGTCGCGCTCAGCGCGGCGAAGACCCTGATCCCCACGTCCCGTCTCGGCGTCTCGGGGCTGGCCCAGGGCGCCCGCCTGATCTCCGCCCTGCCCGCGGGGCCCAGCCGCGCCCTCCTCCGCCTCACCACCAAGAGCGCACGCCTGTACAACTCCATGACCGTCGACGACTACCCGCCGTCGCCCACCACGGCCGGCGTCTGCTGA
- a CDS encoding alpha/beta fold hydrolase — protein MTIPDDGPRVNGGPEATEHSTLPLDDGDIYVCEDGPRDAPALLLIHGSASSTRSWDPLVPLLTRSHRVIRIDLLGHGRSAKPAGPSYATPEQARRVGMALDRLGVEHAVVVGHSSGGAVATALAEQRSDLVTALALVNTGPNLDAFIPSGSAAIELSQWPPSDEQLRRLAGTAFSRAGYEVPQELLDEVRHMTPHTLTTTMQATRDYMEQRPLPDRLATLGKPLLVIFGADDRRWRSSSAADYHAVPGAKVELLPGLGHSPMLEDPPRTAAALLAFSAIH, from the coding sequence ATGACCATTCCTGACGACGGGCCGCGCGTGAATGGCGGCCCCGAGGCCACTGAGCATTCGACCCTGCCCCTGGACGACGGCGACATCTACGTGTGCGAAGACGGCCCCCGTGACGCCCCCGCACTCCTGCTCATCCACGGGTCCGCCTCCTCGACCCGCTCGTGGGACCCGCTGGTCCCGCTGCTGACCAGGTCCCATCGCGTCATCCGGATCGACCTGCTCGGGCACGGCCGGTCGGCCAAACCGGCCGGCCCCAGCTACGCGACCCCCGAACAGGCACGCCGGGTCGGCATGGCGCTGGACCGGCTCGGCGTCGAGCACGCCGTCGTGGTCGGCCATTCCAGCGGCGGCGCGGTCGCCACCGCACTCGCCGAACAGCGCTCCGACCTGGTGACCGCGCTCGCGCTCGTCAACACCGGACCCAACCTGGACGCCTTCATCCCATCAGGGTCCGCCGCCATCGAACTCTCGCAGTGGCCGCCGAGCGACGAGCAGCTCCGCCGGCTCGCCGGCACCGCTTTCAGCCGCGCGGGCTACGAGGTCCCGCAAGAGCTCCTGGACGAGGTACGCCACATGACCCCCCACACGCTCACCACGACGATGCAGGCCACCCGCGACTACATGGAGCAGCGGCCGCTCCCGGACCGGCTGGCGACTCTTGGCAAGCCACTGCTGGTGATCTTCGGTGCGGACGACCGGAGATGGCGATCCTCATCCGCCGCCGACTATCACGCCGTTCCGGGCGCGAAAGTCGAGTTGCTGCCCGGCCTTGGACACTCACCGATGCTCGAGGATCCGCCGCGGACCGCCGCGGCCCTTCTTGCCTTCAGCGCGATCCACTAA